In Buchnera aphidicola (Chaitophorus populicola), a single window of DNA contains:
- a CDS encoding enoyl-ACP reductase, producing the protein MGILLNKKILIIGLHNKFSIAYGISKAMYCQGAELAFTYKNKKYKHKIQNIAKKFNSNIILKCDMRKNSHIKKLFLKLKKIWSSFDGFVHSIAYLNKKYLQKNYIDSINQKSFQKSHHITSYSFSAIAKYCRFILNDNSALLTISYVGSRKFIPNYNLMGLAKASLEANVRYLASSLGPKIRVNAISAGPVKTVSSYGIKNFKKIYSIYQKFSPIKRNISTKEIGNAASFLVSNLSSGITGQIIYVDGGFNTVGLF; encoded by the coding sequence ATGGGGATTTTATTAAATAAAAAAATTTTAATTATTGGTTTACATAATAAATTTTCTATAGCATATGGTATTTCTAAAGCTATGTATTGTCAGGGTGCAGAATTAGCATTTACATATAAAAATAAAAAATATAAACATAAAATTCAAAATATAGCTAAAAAATTTAATTCTAATATTATCTTAAAATGTGATATGAGAAAAAATTCTCACATTAAAAAACTATTTTTAAAATTAAAAAAAATATGGTCTAGTTTTGATGGTTTTGTACATTCTATAGCATATTTAAACAAAAAATATTTACAAAAAAATTATATTGATTCAATTAATCAAAAATCTTTTCAAAAATCACATCATATAACTTCATATAGTTTTTCAGCAATAGCTAAATATTGTCGATTTATTTTAAATGATAATTCTGCTTTGTTAACTATATCTTATGTCGGTTCTCGAAAATTTATTCCAAATTATAATTTGATGGGATTAGCTAAAGCTTCTTTAGAAGCTAATGTAAGATATTTAGCAAGTTCTTTAGGTCCTAAAATTAGAGTAAATGCAATTTCTGCAGGTCCAGTAAAAACAGTTTCTTCATATGGCATTAAAAATTTTAAAAAAATTTATTCTATATATCAAAAATTTTCTCCAATAAAAAGAAATATATCAACTAAAGAAATAGGAAATGCAGCATCTTTTTTAGTCAGTAATTTATCTTCTGGAATTACAGGTCAAATTATATATGTAGATGGAGGATTTAATACAGTTGGATTATTTTAA
- a CDS encoding exoribonuclease II, whose amino-acid sequence MFYNNSILIQLKKKFKKKNVRIEGIVKKSEKGFGFLETDSKNSYFIPPKKIKKVMHGDKIIAKIGFSKDRQIVIPEKLIDSFLKIFIGRLQKINQQLFIIPNYAFLKEYIPCTFLINQISDFKSGDWFIAKLTKHKLDDDLFHAELIKFIAKKEDPFTPWWITLSKYDLKKEEPKINIDNISFINSNKRLDLTDLSFITIDNNNTKDIDDALFIRKISNNFELIVAISDTTSFIHVNSELDEIASKRAFTNYLPGFNVPMLPRILSEDLCSLKPHKKRPVLACKMIISETGEIKKNSKFFLAWIQSKEKLSYKNVSDWLENKSNWLPSTENIIQQLKFLHQLCISRIKWRKKYALIFPERLEYKFHLSSNGEVLRISNDTRRIGHKIVEECMISANLTAAKLLSQKDGFGLYNNHSGFDESSAKQISLLLEKNNIFLTSKEILTLRGFRTLYKILRKKKYKYLSSRIRKFQSFSEFSFNPNPHYALGFKKYATWTSPIRKYGDIINHRFLKSMILNETPIAVKKNTLKKISSQKRKHRLSEREIEDLLYIQYFQKNDFKNEILKSEIIDISRGGIRAKLLDTGANIFIPNSYIHNIRSELELNTEEGLVYINNKIFYKISDIIFVQIKDIRMDTKSIIAKIIKN is encoded by the coding sequence ATGTTTTATAATAACAGTATATTAATACAGTTAAAAAAAAAATTTAAAAAAAAAAATGTGAGAATTGAAGGAATAGTAAAAAAATCTGAGAAAGGTTTTGGATTTTTAGAAACAGATTCAAAGAATAGTTATTTTATTCCACCAAAAAAAATAAAAAAAGTTATGCATGGAGATAAAATTATTGCGAAAATAGGATTTTCAAAAGATAGACAAATAGTTATTCCAGAAAAACTTATAGACTCTTTTTTAAAAATTTTTATCGGTAGACTTCAAAAAATTAATCAACAACTATTTATTATACCAAATTATGCATTTTTAAAAGAATATATTCCATGTACATTTTTAATAAATCAAATATCTGATTTTAAATCAGGAGATTGGTTTATAGCAAAATTAACGAAACATAAATTAGATGATGATTTATTTCATGCTGAACTAATTAAATTTATTGCTAAAAAAGAAGATCCATTTACACCATGGTGGATAACTTTATCAAAATATGATTTAAAAAAAGAAGAACCTAAAATTAATATAGATAATATTTCTTTTATTAATTCTAATAAAAGATTAGATTTAACAGATTTGTCTTTTATTACTATAGATAATAATAATACTAAAGACATTGATGATGCTTTATTTATTCGAAAAATTTCTAATAATTTTGAATTAATAGTTGCTATATCTGATACAACATCTTTTATTCATGTTAATAGTGAATTAGATGAAATAGCTTCTAAAAGAGCTTTTACAAATTATTTACCTGGATTTAATGTTCCTATGTTACCAAGAATATTATCTGAAGATTTATGTTCATTAAAACCACATAAAAAACGTCCAGTATTAGCATGTAAAATGATTATATCTGAAACAGGTGAAATAAAAAAAAATAGTAAGTTTTTTTTAGCATGGATTCAGTCTAAAGAAAAATTATCATATAAGAATGTTTCAGATTGGTTAGAAAATAAAAGTAATTGGTTGCCATCTACAGAAAATATTATACAACAATTGAAATTTTTGCATCAATTATGTATATCTAGAATTAAATGGAGAAAAAAATATGCTTTAATTTTTCCAGAAAGATTAGAATACAAATTTCATCTATCTTCTAATGGAGAAGTTTTAAGAATTTCAAATGATACAAGAAGAATTGGACATAAAATAGTAGAAGAATGTATGATATCTGCTAATTTAACTGCAGCAAAACTATTATCTCAAAAAGATGGTTTTGGATTATATAATAATCATTCTGGTTTTGATGAATCTAGCGCTAAACAAATTTCATTATTACTGGAAAAAAATAACATTTTCCTTACTTCAAAAGAAATATTAACTTTAAGAGGTTTCCGTACTTTATATAAAATATTAAGAAAAAAAAAATATAAATACTTAAGTAGTAGAATTAGAAAATTTCAATCTTTTAGTGAGTTCAGTTTTAATCCTAATCCTCATTATGCTTTAGGATTTAAAAAATATGCTACATGGACATCACCAATTCGAAAGTATGGAGATATTATTAATCATAGGTTTTTAAAATCAATGATTTTAAATGAAACACCTATTGCAGTAAAAAAAAATACGTTAAAAAAAATATCTAGTCAAAAAAGAAAACATAGGTTATCAGAAAGAGAAATAGAAGATTTACTATATATTCAATATTTTCAGAAAAATGATTTTAAAAATGAAATATTAAAATCAGAAATAATAGATATTTCTAGAGGTGGTATTAGAGCAAAATTATTAGATACAGGAGCAAATATTTTTATTCCAAATTCTTATATTCATAATATTCGTTCAGAATTAGAATTAAATACAGAAGAAGGTTTAGTTTATATTAATAACAAAATATTTTATAAAATATCAGATATTATTTTCGTGCAGATTAAAGATATTAGAATGGATACAAAAAGTATTATAGCAAAAATAATTAAAAATTAA
- a CDS encoding YchE family NAAT transporter, which produces MNILNFDFAIYIKFFISLFVLINPIGMIPIFCSMTNNFSDKERNRINFIATFSACIILIISLFFGHNILNFFGISISSLKISGGLLILFIAFSMINNQNSTINQKKKIYKKKNIQLKNIGVIPLAMPLISGPGAISSTIIWSIQYPSFINMIFCSIVIGIFFLFCYSIFRISPFFMYFLGKTGMEIITKVMGLLLMSLGIELIISGLRSIIYKSF; this is translated from the coding sequence GTGAATATATTAAATTTTGATTTTGCAATTTATATAAAATTTTTTATTAGTTTATTTGTATTAATTAATCCTATAGGTATGATACCAATTTTTTGTAGCATGACAAATAATTTTTCTGATAAAGAAAGAAATAGAATTAATTTTATAGCAACTTTTTCAGCATGTATAATTTTGATTATATCTTTATTTTTTGGTCATAATATTTTAAATTTTTTTGGAATTTCAATATCATCTTTAAAAATTTCTGGTGGTTTATTAATTTTGTTTATAGCTTTTTCTATGATTAATAATCAAAATTCTACTATTAATCAAAAAAAAAAAATATATAAAAAAAAAAATATACAATTAAAAAATATTGGTGTAATACCTTTAGCTATGCCTTTAATTTCTGGACCTGGCGCTATTAGTTCTACAATAATTTGGAGTATACAATATCCTAGTTTCATAAACATGATTTTTTGTAGTATAGTAATTGGTATATTTTTTTTATTTTGTTATAGTATTTTTAGAATATCTCCATTTTTTATGTATTTTTTGGGTAAAACTGGAATGGAAATTATTACTAAAGTTATGGGATTGTTATTGATGTCTTTAGGAATCGAATTAATTATTTCTGGATTAAGATCTATTATTTATAAAAGTTTCTAG
- the lipB gene encoding lipoyl(octanoyl) transferase LipB, producing MENIYIRNLKKTDWSIISSAMNVFTDSRNQKTVDELWFTEHNAIFTTGILEKNKNIIKPIDNIPIVQCNRGGKIAYHGPGQQLVYILINLKLKKINIRDFLFLIEKVVINTLKKFHITAYTIKNAPGIYINKKKFCFIGLRIKNHCSLYGISYNINTDLSVYKKINPCGNKFIKVMNLIDILPKITMKIFRKKFIQTFLNIFQYQAKYKSAYNIFDKIY from the coding sequence ATGGAAAATATTTATATTCGTAATTTAAAAAAAACTGATTGGAGTATAATTTCTAGTGCAATGAATGTATTTACAGATTCTAGAAATCAAAAGACAGTAGATGAGTTATGGTTTACTGAACATAATGCGATTTTTACAACGGGTATTTTAGAAAAAAATAAAAATATTATTAAACCAATAGATAATATTCCAATTGTACAGTGTAATAGAGGAGGTAAAATAGCTTACCATGGACCAGGACAACAATTAGTTTATATATTAATAAACTTAAAATTAAAAAAAATTAATATTCGGGATTTTCTTTTTTTGATAGAAAAAGTTGTAATTAATACATTAAAAAAATTTCATATAACAGCTTATACTATTAAAAACGCTCCTGGTATATATATAAATAAAAAAAAATTTTGTTTTATAGGATTACGTATTAAAAATCATTGTTCTTTATATGGAATATCTTATAATATAAATACTGATTTAAGTGTATATAAAAAAATTAATCCTTGTGGAAATAAATTTATAAAAGTTATGAATTTAATAGATATTCTTCCTAAAATTACAATGAAGATTTTTAGAAAGAAATTTATTCAAACATTTTTAAATATTTTCCAATATCAAGCAAAATATAAATCTGCATACAATATTTTTGATAAAATATATTAA
- the pyrF gene encoding orotidine-5'-phosphate decarboxylase, translated as MLYKNFNKIHKTKIIIALDYSSKKKALILIKNLNPKFCRLKIGKEMFFLFGINFLKKIINLGFKIFLDLKLNDIPNTVFKAIRSFSNLSLWMISIHASGGKDMMKAAKLAIKFFKKPPLLVSITVLSSFSIKNLHEIGIFSSINQQILLLSQLSKDIGLDGVVCPGSAVKDVKKILGKNFKIITPGIRMSDSTLYDQKNVITPEQAIKLKIDYIVLGRIITFSKNPINDLKKIFLLIQKKKYC; from the coding sequence GTGTTATATAAAAATTTTAATAAAATTCATAAAACGAAAATAATAATTGCATTAGATTATTCTAGTAAAAAAAAAGCATTAATTTTAATAAAAAATTTAAATCCAAAGTTTTGTAGATTAAAAATTGGAAAAGAAATGTTTTTTTTATTTGGTATAAATTTTTTAAAAAAAATTATAAATTTAGGATTTAAAATTTTTTTAGATTTAAAATTAAATGATATTCCAAATACTGTTTTTAAAGCTATTAGATCTTTTTCTAATTTAAGTTTATGGATGATTAGTATTCATGCATCTGGCGGAAAAGATATGATGAAAGCTGCAAAATTAGCAATTAAATTTTTTAAAAAACCTCCTTTATTAGTTTCTATAACAGTTTTAAGTAGTTTTTCAATTAAAAATTTACATGAAATAGGAATATTTTCCTCTATTAATCAACAAATTTTGTTATTATCTCAATTATCTAAGGATATTGGTTTAGATGGTGTTGTATGTCCTGGAAGTGCTGTCAAAGATGTAAAAAAAATATTAGGAAAAAATTTTAAAATTATTACACCAGGAATAAGAATGTCAGACAGTACTTTATATGATCAAAAAAATGTAATTACACCTGAACAAGCAATAAAATTAAAAATAGATTATATTGTTTTAGGAAGAATAATTACTTTTTCAAAAAATCCAATTAATGATTTAAAAAAAATTTTTTTATTAATACAAAAAAAAAAATATTGTTAA
- the ribA gene encoding GTP cyclohydrolase II, which yields MRLKKVAQSILPTRWGNFLIVAFKEKNKKINVNNHLALIYGDIYHEKKTILARIHSECLTGDSFFSLRCDCGRQLKTALNVISQEGSGILIYHRQEGRNIGLINKIKAYALQDIGLDTVQANHKLGFSADERDFKICSDIFKLLKIKKIRLLTNNPKKVKILSQFGINIQERVPLIVGINKKNKFYVHTKKNKMGHFF from the coding sequence ATGAGATTAAAAAAAGTTGCACAATCTATATTACCTACACGATGGGGAAATTTTTTAATCGTAGCTTTTAAAGAAAAAAATAAAAAAATTAATGTAAATAATCATTTAGCTTTAATTTATGGTGATATATATCATGAAAAAAAAACAATATTAGCTAGAATTCATTCAGAATGTTTAACTGGAGATTCATTTTTTAGTTTACGTTGCGATTGTGGTAGACAGCTTAAGACTGCATTAAATGTTATATCTCAAGAAGGTTCTGGAATTTTAATTTATCATCGACAAGAAGGAAGAAATATTGGTTTAATAAATAAAATTAAAGCATATGCTTTACAAGATATTGGATTAGATACTGTTCAAGCAAATCATAAATTAGGTTTTTCAGCCGATGAAAGAGATTTTAAAATTTGTTCTGACATTTTTAAATTATTAAAAATTAAAAAAATACGTTTATTAACTAATAATCCTAAAAAAGTAAAAATATTAAGTCAATTTGGTATTAATATTCAAGAAAGAGTTCCTTTAATTGTTGGGATAAATAAAAAAAATAAATTTTATGTACATACAAAAAAAAATAAAATGGGTCATTTTTTTTAA
- the yciA gene encoding acyl-CoA thioester hydrolase YciA yields MKKNKNKKNIKNKNNMLLKTLAMPNHTNANGNIFGGWVMSQMDMGGAILAKQISLGRVVTAQAQKISFIYPISIGDIINCYGKCIKIGTSSMKIKIEIWVTRLYSKPIKEEYLATNGKFIYVAVDKKGKPRKIFNIN; encoded by the coding sequence GTGAAAAAAAATAAAAATAAAAAAAATATTAAAAATAAAAATAATATGCTTTTAAAAACTTTAGCGATGCCTAATCATACAAATGCTAATGGAAATATTTTTGGAGGATGGGTGATGTCACAAATGGATATGGGAGGAGCTATTTTAGCAAAGCAAATATCTTTAGGTAGAGTTGTAACAGCACAAGCACAAAAAATTTCTTTTATTTATCCTATATCTATAGGAGATATTATTAATTGTTATGGAAAATGTATTAAAATTGGCACTAGTTCTATGAAAATAAAAATAGAAATATGGGTAACAAGATTATATTCTAAACCTATTAAAGAAGAATATTTAGCTACGAATGGAAAATTTATTTATGTTGCTGTCGATAAAAAAGGAAAACCTAGAAAAATTTTTAATATAAATTAA
- the trpA gene encoding tryptophan synthase subunit alpha, with protein sequence MNRYKIMFDKKKNTQEKVFVPFLVLGDPTLKKSIKIIKSVISSGADAIEIGIPFSDPVADGPIIQKSNKRALKNKIHIKKFFKSIKEIRQKNKKLPIGLLIYANLIFNFGIQKFYYYCYKYGIDSVLIPDLPIEESSQFRKYALLNKISSIYICPPNANNILIKKISKYSQGYVYLVSRTGVTGIHKKNKPINLNIINKLIKNKSAPILNGFGINKYTDMKLIFKSGISGIICGSEIILLIEKYLNNKKKMIQKIKKLCIFLKKSTFI encoded by the coding sequence ATGAATCGTTACAAAATTATGTTTGATAAAAAAAAAAATACTCAAGAAAAAGTTTTTGTACCGTTTTTAGTTTTAGGAGATCCTACTCTAAAAAAATCTATAAAAATTATTAAATCTGTTATATCTTCCGGAGCAGATGCGATAGAAATCGGTATACCATTTTCAGATCCTGTAGCAGATGGACCTATTATACAAAAATCTAATAAACGTGCTTTAAAAAATAAAATTCATATTAAAAAATTTTTTAAAAGTATAAAAGAAATACGTCAAAAAAATAAAAAATTACCTATTGGTTTATTAATATATGCTAATTTAATATTTAATTTTGGAATTCAAAAATTTTATTATTATTGTTATAAATATGGAATAGATTCAGTATTAATTCCTGATCTTCCAATAGAAGAATCATCTCAATTTCGTAAATATGCTTTATTAAATAAAATTTCTTCAATTTATATATGTCCTCCTAATGCTAATAATATATTAATTAAAAAAATATCTAAATATAGTCAAGGTTACGTATATCTTGTATCTAGAACTGGAGTTACAGGAATTCATAAAAAAAATAAACCAATAAATTTAAATATAATTAATAAACTTATAAAAAATAAGTCTGCACCAATTTTAAACGGTTTTGGAATAAATAAATATACAGATATGAAATTAATATTTAAATCTGGAATTTCAGGAATAATATGTGGTTCAGAAATAATTTTATTAATAGAAAAATATTTAAATAATAAAAAAAAAATGATTCAAAAAATTAAAAAATTATGTATTTTTTTAAAAAAATCTACTTTTATTTAA
- the trpB gene encoding tryptophan synthase subunit beta — protein sequence MKKNNSYFGEFGGKFVPEILISALDQLEKNFIQAKNDIKFKKKFRNLLQNFAGRPTPLTLCKNITKNTKTKIYLKREDLLHGGAHKTNQVLGQALLAKQMNKKEIIAETGAGQHGVASAIVCARLNLKCKIYMGAKDIKRQYSNVLRMKMMGAKIIPVYSGNATLKDACNEAMRDWAENYKTTYYMLGTVAGPHPYPKIVKYFQKIIGQETIKQILLKESKLPNAIIACIGGGSNAIGIFSRFIKNKSISLIGVEAAGKGLKTNKHSAALTQGKIGIYFGMKSSILQSNEGQINKSWSISSGLNFPSVGPEHVWLKQKKLVKYVSVKDIDAVHAFLLLSKKEGIIPALESSHALSYALKLMNQNKKKKQILIVNLSGRGDKDIDTVNNFLKKMK from the coding sequence ATGAAAAAAAATAATTCATATTTTGGTGAGTTTGGTGGAAAATTTGTACCAGAAATACTTATTTCTGCTCTAGATCAATTAGAAAAAAATTTTATTCAAGCAAAAAATGATATCAAGTTTAAAAAAAAATTTCGTAATTTGCTACAAAATTTTGCAGGAAGACCTACTCCATTAACATTATGTAAAAATATTACTAAAAACACTAAAACAAAAATTTATTTAAAAAGAGAAGATCTATTACATGGAGGAGCACATAAAACTAATCAAGTTTTAGGGCAAGCGTTATTAGCGAAACAAATGAATAAAAAAGAAATCATTGCTGAAACAGGTGCTGGACAACATGGTGTAGCTTCAGCTATTGTATGTGCTAGATTAAATTTAAAATGTAAAATTTATATGGGAGCAAAAGATATTAAACGTCAATATTCAAATGTTTTACGAATGAAAATGATGGGAGCTAAAATAATTCCAGTATATTCAGGAAACGCTACATTAAAAGATGCATGTAACGAAGCAATGAGAGATTGGGCAGAAAATTATAAAACTACATATTATATGTTAGGAACTGTAGCAGGTCCACATCCATATCCAAAAATAGTCAAGTATTTTCAAAAAATAATAGGTCAAGAAACTATTAAACAAATTTTATTAAAAGAATCTAAACTTCCAAATGCAATAATAGCATGTATAGGAGGAGGATCTAACGCTATTGGAATCTTTTCAAGATTTATAAAAAATAAATCTATATCTTTAATTGGAGTAGAAGCAGCTGGCAAAGGTTTAAAAACAAATAAACATAGCGCAGCTTTAACTCAAGGGAAAATAGGTATCTACTTTGGTATGAAATCTTCAATTTTACAATCTAATGAAGGACAAATTAACAAATCTTGGTCTATTTCTTCTGGACTAAATTTTCCTTCAGTTGGTCCAGAACATGTATGGTTAAAACAAAAAAAATTAGTTAAATATGTTTCTGTAAAAGATATAGATGCTGTTCATGCTTTTTTATTATTATCAAAAAAAGAAGGAATTATTCCAGCATTAGAATCATCTCATGCTTTATCATATGCATTAAAATTAATGAATCAAAACAAAAAAAAAAAACAAATATTAATTGTGAACTTGTCAGGAAGAGGAGATAAAGACATCGACACAGTAAATAATTTTTTAAAAAAAATGAAATAA
- the trpCF gene encoding bifunctional indole-3-glycerol-phosphate synthase TrpC/phosphoribosylanthranilate isomerase TrpF, producing the protein MIQTILEKIIIKKKKWIENKKNKKPLKNFKNKISINTRNFIEALNINKPAFILECKKASPSLGIINKNFNLNKISKIYKKYANVISVITENNYFHGNIKNISIVRNQVPQPILCKDFIFDPYQIYLARYYQADAVLLMLSILNNNQYNFLSNLCKKMNLGILTEINNIKELNRAIFLKAKVIGINNRDLKNLSVDINNTKKLAPLISNKTIIISESGFYKNSQIRQLSTIVNGFLIGSSLMQKNNLKIAVKKIIFGNNKICGLTRIKDAKISEKYGSVYGGLIFCKNSPRKIKLKQAKKIICVKNLKFVGVFQNQNIDEIIKKIFLLNLKIIQLHGIENEEYINKLKKNIGYKIKIWKSIGVNKNIYFFKKYDNVNKYLFDNINPGSGKSFNWNILKGKNLKKIILSGGLNSTNIQKALILNCYGLDLNSGLEKKTGIKDKKKIKKIFKILRSFYYRRKINEKK; encoded by the coding sequence ATGATTCAAACTATTCTTGAAAAAATTATAATAAAAAAAAAAAAATGGATTGAAAATAAAAAAAATAAAAAACCATTAAAAAATTTTAAAAACAAAATTTCTATAAACACTAGAAATTTTATTGAAGCTTTAAATATAAATAAACCTGCTTTTATTTTGGAATGTAAAAAAGCTTCACCTTCGTTAGGTATAATTAATAAAAATTTTAACTTAAATAAAATATCTAAAATTTATAAAAAATATGCTAATGTTATTTCAGTAATAACAGAAAATAACTATTTTCATGGAAACATAAAAAATATTTCTATTGTTAGAAATCAAGTACCACAACCTATTTTATGTAAAGATTTTATTTTTGATCCATATCAAATATATTTAGCTAGATATTATCAAGCAGATGCTGTTTTATTAATGCTATCCATTTTGAATAACAATCAATATAATTTTTTATCTAACTTATGTAAAAAAATGAATTTAGGTATATTAACAGAAATAAATAATATAAAAGAATTAAACAGAGCAATTTTTTTAAAAGCAAAAGTTATTGGAATTAATAATCGTGATTTAAAAAACTTATCAGTTGATATTAATAATACTAAAAAACTAGCTCCTTTAATTTCTAATAAAACGATTATTATAAGTGAATCTGGATTTTATAAAAACTCTCAAATTAGACAATTATCTACTATAGTTAATGGATTTTTAATTGGTTCTAGTTTAATGCAAAAAAATAATTTAAAAATAGCAGTTAAAAAAATTATTTTTGGAAATAATAAAATTTGTGGTTTAACTCGTATAAAAGATGCAAAAATTTCAGAAAAATATGGATCAGTATATGGTGGATTAATTTTCTGTAAGAACTCACCAAGAAAAATAAAATTAAAACAAGCAAAAAAAATTATTTGTGTCAAAAATTTAAAATTCGTAGGAGTATTTCAAAATCAAAATATTGATGAAATTATCAAAAAGATTTTTTTATTAAATTTAAAAATAATTCAATTACATGGAATAGAAAATGAAGAATATATAAATAAATTAAAAAAAAATATAGGATATAAAATAAAAATCTGGAAATCTATAGGAGTAAATAAAAATATATATTTTTTTAAAAAATATGATAACGTTAATAAATATTTATTTGATAATATTAATCCAGGTAGTGGAAAAAGTTTTAATTGGAATATATTAAAAGGAAAAAATTTAAAAAAAATTATTTTATCAGGAGGATTGAACTCTACAAATATTCAAAAAGCATTAATATTAAATTGCTATGGTTTAGATTTAAATTCTGGATTAGAAAAAAAAACAGGTATTAAAGATAAAAAAAAAATAAAAAAAATATTTAAAATTTTAAGATCTTTTTATTATAGAAGGAAAATAAATGAAAAAAAATAA
- the trpD gene encoding anthranilate phosphoribosyltransferase yields MKKILKKLLYIKHLTKEEMFKLMISIGKKKINNSQISSIITAMQIKGIKTREIHGLIKASWQLMTKFPKQKCKYSDIAGTGGDSSNGINVSTSSALIAALLGFKIIKHCNESITSASGSSNILRSFNINTYMSKKLSQKMFKNFNICFLNAQKYNPIFKNVHKVRSELKIRSFFNIAGPLLNPSQPKLGVIGTYNRDIMFFIAKIIKKMKYKKIFLINSDQTDEATLHAPTHFIKIKHNKIQSKLYTPADFGVLWRKKKNIKKRTLKDNFKILKKIFKGQGSNKDNELIAINTAILLKIFGNKNLKKNTDKSLKIIHSGKIYNFIKNISKIGKI; encoded by the coding sequence ATGAAAAAAATTTTAAAAAAATTACTTTACATAAAACATTTAACAAAAGAAGAAATGTTTAAATTAATGATTTCAATTGGAAAAAAAAAAATTAATAACTCTCAAATTTCTAGTATTATTACTGCTATGCAAATTAAAGGAATCAAAACAAGAGAAATACATGGATTAATAAAAGCATCTTGGCAACTAATGACAAAATTTCCTAAACAAAAATGTAAGTATTCTGATATAGCAGGAACAGGTGGAGATTCAAGTAATGGAATCAATGTTTCTACATCTAGTGCTTTAATTGCAGCATTACTAGGATTTAAAATTATTAAACATTGTAATGAAAGTATTACTAGTGCTTCAGGATCTTCTAATATATTACGATCTTTTAATATTAATACATATATGTCTAAAAAATTATCACAAAAAATGTTTAAAAATTTTAATATTTGTTTTTTAAATGCACAAAAATACAATCCTATATTTAAAAATGTCCATAAAGTTCGATCTGAATTAAAAATTAGAAGTTTTTTTAATATTGCAGGTCCTCTATTAAATCCTTCTCAACCTAAATTAGGTGTAATTGGAACATATAACAGAGATATAATGTTTTTTATAGCAAAAATAATAAAAAAAATGAAATATAAAAAAATATTTTTAATTAATAGTGATCAAACAGATGAAGCAACTTTACATGCACCTACTCATTTTATTAAAATTAAACATAATAAAATTCAATCTAAATTATATACTCCTGCAGATTTTGGTGTATTATGGAGAAAAAAAAAAAATATTAAAAAACGAACTTTAAAAGACAATTTTAAAATTTTGAAAAAAATTTTTAAAGGTCAAGGATCAAATAAAGACAATGAATTGATAGCAATTAATACAGCTATCTTATTAAAAATTTTTGGAAATAAAAATTTAAAAAAAAATACTGATAAAAGTTTAAAAATTATTCATAGTGGTAAAATTTATAATTTTATAAAAAATATTTCTAAAATAGGAAAAATATGA